One Rhinopithecus roxellana isolate Shanxi Qingling chromosome 7, ASM756505v1, whole genome shotgun sequence DNA segment encodes these proteins:
- the TAB3 gene encoding TGF-beta-activated kinase 1 and MAP3K7-binding protein 3 isoform X1, which yields MAQSSPQLDIQVLHDLRQRFPEIPEGVVSQCMLQNNNNLEACCRALSQESSKYLYMEYHSPDDNRMNRNRLLHINLGVHSPSSYHPGDGAQLNGGRTLVHSSSDGHIDPQHAAGKQLICLVQEPHSAPAVVAATPNYNPFFMNEQNRSAATPPSQPPQQPSSMQTGMNPSAMQGPSPPPPPPSYMHIPRYSTNPITVTVSQNLPSGQTVPRALQILPQIPSNLYGSPGSIYIRQTSQSSSGRQTPQSTPWQSSPQGPVPHYSQRPLPVYPHQQNYQPSQYSPKQQQIPQSAYHSPPPSQCPSPFSSPQHQVQPSQLGHIFMPPSPSTTPPHPYQQGPPSYQKQGSHSVAYLPYTASSLSKGSMKKIEITVEPSQRPGTTINRSPSPISNQPSPRNQHSLYTATTPPSSSPSRGISSQPKPPFSVNPVYITYTQPTGPSCTPSPSPRVIPNPTTVFKITVGRATTENLLNLVDQEERSAAPEPIQPISVIPGSGGEKGSHKYQRSSSSGSDDYAYTQALLLHQRARMERLAKQLKLEKEELEQLKSEVNGMEHDLMQRRLRRVSCTTAIPTPEEMTRLRSMNRQLQINVDCTLKEVDLLQSRGNFDPKAMNNFYDNIEPGPIVPPKPSKKDSSDPCTIERKARRISVTSKVQADIHDTHAAAADEHRTGSTQSPRTQPRDEDYEGAPWNCDSCTFLNHPALNRCEQCEMPRYT from the exons ATGGCGCAAAGCAGCCCACAGCTTGATATTCAGGTTCTCCATGATCTTCGACAACGTTTCCCTGAAATTCCAGAGGGCGTGGTGTCTCAGTGCATGTTACAG AATAACAACAATCTTGAAGCCTGTTGCCGAGCCCTTTCCCAGGAGAGTAGCAAATACTTATATATGGAATACCATAGTCCAGATGACAATAGGATGAATAGAAATCGCCTTTTACATATTAACCTGGGTGTCCATTCTCCTAGTAGCTATCacccaggagatggagcccaACTTAATGGTGGTCGAACACTGGTACATAGCTCAAGTGATGGACATATTGATCCACAGCATGCAGCAGGTAAACAGCTGATATGTTTAGTTCAAGAACCACACTCAGCTCCAGCTGTTGTTGCTGCTACTCCCAACTACAATCCATTTTTTATGAATGAACAGAACAGAAGTGCAGCTACTCCTCCTTCACAGCCACCTCAACAGCCATCTTCCATGCAAACAGGAATGAATCCGTCTGCTATGCAAGGGCCTTCACCACCACCGCCACCTCCTTCATACATGCACATACCTCGGTATAGTACAAATCCAATTACTGTTACAGTATCCCAGAACCTCCCTTCTGGACAGACTGTACCAAGAGCTTTACAAATTCTTCCACAAATTCCAAGCAATCTCTATGGATCTCCTGGTTCTATTTATATTAGACAGACATCTCAGAGTTCATCAGGAAGACAAACTCCTCAGAGTACGCCATGGCAGTCCTCACCACAGGGCCCAGTGCCTCACTATAGCCAGCGTCCTTTACCTGTTTATCCACACCAACAGAACTATCAACCTTCTCAGTATTCTCCCAAACAGCAGCAGATCCCTCAGTCTGCTTACCATTCACCACCTCCTTCTCAATGCCCTTCACCCTTCAGCTCTCCACAGCATCAAGTGCAACCTTCCCAGTTGGGCCACATCTTTATGCCACCTAGTCCTTCAACTACTCCACCCCATCCATATCAACAAGGACCTCCTAGCTATCAGAAACAGGGAAGCCATTCAGTAGCCTATCTTCCATATACAGCATCTAGTTTATCCAAAGGTTCCATGAAGAAGATAGAAATTACAGTTGAACCTTCTCAAAGACCTGGGACAACAATTAATAGGAGTCCTTCACCCATCAGTAATCAACCATCTCCACGGAATCAACACTCACTATACACAGCCACCACGCCACCTTCAAGTTCTCCTTCAAGAGGGATATCTAGTCAACCAAAACCTCCGTTTAGTGTTAATCCTGTGTATATTACATACACACAGCCAACTGGACCTTCGTGTACTCCATCACCATCTCCTCGAGTGATACCAAACCCaactacagtttttaaaattaccgTAGGCCGAGCAACGActgaaaatcttttaaatttagtgGACCAAGAAGAGCGCTCTGCAGCACCAGAACCTATTCAGCCCATTTCAGTGATACCAGGCTCTgggggagaaaagggaagccaTAAATATCAGAGGAGTTCTAGTTCTGGATCAGATGACTATGCCTACACACAAG CCTTGCTGTTACATCAACGAGCAAGGATGGAGAGGTTAGCAAAGCAATTGAAACTTGAGAAAGAGGAGCTAGAGCAGTTGAAGTCCGAAGTTAACGGTATGGAGCATGACCTGATGCAGAGACGGCTCAGAAGAGTCAGCTGCACCACTGCGATCCCTACG CCTGAGGAAATGACAAGATTGAGAAGCATGAACAGACAACTCCAGATAAATGTTGACTGTACACTGAAAGAAGTTGACCTCCTTCAATCTAGAG GAAACTTTGATCCAAAAGCCATGAATAATTTTTATGACAACATAGAACCTGGCCCAATTGTACCACCCAAGCCATCTAAAAAAG ACTCCTCAGACCCCTGCACAATTGAGAGAAAAGCCCGAAGAATTAGCGTGACCTCCAAAGTACAGGCAGACATCCATGACACCCATGCAGCAGCTGCAGATG AGCATCGAACTGGCTCCACACAAAGTCCTCGGACACAACCTCGAGATGAAGACTACGAAGGGGCTCCATGGAATTGTGATAGCTGCACCTTTCTTAACCACCCAGCACTAAATCGCTGTGAGCAGTGCGAGATGCCACGGTACACTTGA
- the TAB3 gene encoding TGF-beta-activated kinase 1 and MAP3K7-binding protein 3 isoform X2 encodes MAQSSPQLDIQVLHDLRQRFPEIPEGVVSQCMLQNNNNLEACCRALSQESSKYLYMEYHSPDDNRMNRNRLLHINLGVHSPSSYHPGDGAQLNGGRTLVHSSSDGHIDPQHAAGKQLICLVQEPHSAPAVVAATPNYNPFFMNEQNRSAATPPSQPPQQPSSMQTGMNPSAMQGPSPPPPPPSYMHIPRYSTNPITVTVSQNLPSGQTVPRALQILPQIPSNLYGSPGSIYIRQTSQSSSGRQTPQSTPWQSSPQGPVPHYSQRPLPVYPHQQNYQPSQYSPKQQQIPQSAYHSPPPSQCPSPFSSPQHQVQPSQLGHIFMPPSPSTTPPHPYQQGPPSYQKQGSHSVAYLPYTASSLSKGSMKKIEITVEPSQRPGTTINRSPSPISNQPSPRNQHSLYTATTPPSSSPSRGISSQPKPPFSVNPVYITYTQPTGPSCTPSPSPRVIPNPTTVFKITVGRATTENLLNLVDQEERSAAPEPIQPISVIPGSGGEKGSHKYQRSSSSGSDDYAYTQALLLHQRARMERLAKQLKLEKEELEQLKSEVNGMEHDLMQRRLRRVSCTTAIPTPEEMTRLRSMNRQLQINVDCTLKEVDLLQSRGNFDPKAMNNFYDNIEPGPIVPPKPSKKEHRTGSTQSPRTQPRDEDYEGAPWNCDSCTFLNHPALNRCEQCEMPRYT; translated from the exons ATGGCGCAAAGCAGCCCACAGCTTGATATTCAGGTTCTCCATGATCTTCGACAACGTTTCCCTGAAATTCCAGAGGGCGTGGTGTCTCAGTGCATGTTACAG AATAACAACAATCTTGAAGCCTGTTGCCGAGCCCTTTCCCAGGAGAGTAGCAAATACTTATATATGGAATACCATAGTCCAGATGACAATAGGATGAATAGAAATCGCCTTTTACATATTAACCTGGGTGTCCATTCTCCTAGTAGCTATCacccaggagatggagcccaACTTAATGGTGGTCGAACACTGGTACATAGCTCAAGTGATGGACATATTGATCCACAGCATGCAGCAGGTAAACAGCTGATATGTTTAGTTCAAGAACCACACTCAGCTCCAGCTGTTGTTGCTGCTACTCCCAACTACAATCCATTTTTTATGAATGAACAGAACAGAAGTGCAGCTACTCCTCCTTCACAGCCACCTCAACAGCCATCTTCCATGCAAACAGGAATGAATCCGTCTGCTATGCAAGGGCCTTCACCACCACCGCCACCTCCTTCATACATGCACATACCTCGGTATAGTACAAATCCAATTACTGTTACAGTATCCCAGAACCTCCCTTCTGGACAGACTGTACCAAGAGCTTTACAAATTCTTCCACAAATTCCAAGCAATCTCTATGGATCTCCTGGTTCTATTTATATTAGACAGACATCTCAGAGTTCATCAGGAAGACAAACTCCTCAGAGTACGCCATGGCAGTCCTCACCACAGGGCCCAGTGCCTCACTATAGCCAGCGTCCTTTACCTGTTTATCCACACCAACAGAACTATCAACCTTCTCAGTATTCTCCCAAACAGCAGCAGATCCCTCAGTCTGCTTACCATTCACCACCTCCTTCTCAATGCCCTTCACCCTTCAGCTCTCCACAGCATCAAGTGCAACCTTCCCAGTTGGGCCACATCTTTATGCCACCTAGTCCTTCAACTACTCCACCCCATCCATATCAACAAGGACCTCCTAGCTATCAGAAACAGGGAAGCCATTCAGTAGCCTATCTTCCATATACAGCATCTAGTTTATCCAAAGGTTCCATGAAGAAGATAGAAATTACAGTTGAACCTTCTCAAAGACCTGGGACAACAATTAATAGGAGTCCTTCACCCATCAGTAATCAACCATCTCCACGGAATCAACACTCACTATACACAGCCACCACGCCACCTTCAAGTTCTCCTTCAAGAGGGATATCTAGTCAACCAAAACCTCCGTTTAGTGTTAATCCTGTGTATATTACATACACACAGCCAACTGGACCTTCGTGTACTCCATCACCATCTCCTCGAGTGATACCAAACCCaactacagtttttaaaattaccgTAGGCCGAGCAACGActgaaaatcttttaaatttagtgGACCAAGAAGAGCGCTCTGCAGCACCAGAACCTATTCAGCCCATTTCAGTGATACCAGGCTCTgggggagaaaagggaagccaTAAATATCAGAGGAGTTCTAGTTCTGGATCAGATGACTATGCCTACACACAAG CCTTGCTGTTACATCAACGAGCAAGGATGGAGAGGTTAGCAAAGCAATTGAAACTTGAGAAAGAGGAGCTAGAGCAGTTGAAGTCCGAAGTTAACGGTATGGAGCATGACCTGATGCAGAGACGGCTCAGAAGAGTCAGCTGCACCACTGCGATCCCTACG CCTGAGGAAATGACAAGATTGAGAAGCATGAACAGACAACTCCAGATAAATGTTGACTGTACACTGAAAGAAGTTGACCTCCTTCAATCTAGAG GAAACTTTGATCCAAAAGCCATGAATAATTTTTATGACAACATAGAACCTGGCCCAATTGTACCACCCAAGCCATCTAAAAAAG AGCATCGAACTGGCTCCACACAAAGTCCTCGGACACAACCTCGAGATGAAGACTACGAAGGGGCTCCATGGAATTGTGATAGCTGCACCTTTCTTAACCACCCAGCACTAAATCGCTGTGAGCAGTGCGAGATGCCACGGTACACTTGA
- the TAB3 gene encoding TGF-beta-activated kinase 1 and MAP3K7-binding protein 3 isoform X3, producing MAQSSPQLDIQVLHDLRQRFPEIPEGVVSQCMLQNNNNLEACCRALSQESSKYLYMEYHSPDDNRMNRNRLLHINLGVHSPSSYHPGDGAQLNGGRTLVHSSSDGHIDPQHAAGKQLICLVQEPHSAPAVVAATPNYNPFFMNEQNRSAATPPSQPPQQPSSMQTGMNPSAMQGPSPPPPPPSYMHIPRYSTNPITVTVSQNLPSGQTVPRALQILPQIPSNLYGSPGSIYIRQTSQSSSGRQTPQSTPWQSSPQGPVPHYSQRPLPVYPHQQNYQPSQYSPKQQQIPQSAYHSPPPSQCPSPFSSPQHQVQPSQLGHIFMPPSPSTTPPHPYQQGPPSYQKQGSHSVAYLPYTASSLSKGSMKKIEITVEPSQRPGTTINRSPSPISNQPSPRNQHSLYTATTPPSSSPSRGISSQPKPPFSVNPVYITYTQPTGPSCTPSPSPRVIPNPTTVFKITVGRATTENLLNLVDQEERSAAPEPIQPISVIPGSGGEKGSHKYQRSSSSGSDDYAYTQALLLHQRARMERLAKQLKLEKEELEQLKSEVNGMEHDLMQRRLRRVSCTTAIPTPEEMTRLRSMNRQLQINVDCTLKEVDLLQSRGNFDPKAMNNFYDNIEPGPIVPPKPSKKGSHSAAH from the exons ATGGCGCAAAGCAGCCCACAGCTTGATATTCAGGTTCTCCATGATCTTCGACAACGTTTCCCTGAAATTCCAGAGGGCGTGGTGTCTCAGTGCATGTTACAG AATAACAACAATCTTGAAGCCTGTTGCCGAGCCCTTTCCCAGGAGAGTAGCAAATACTTATATATGGAATACCATAGTCCAGATGACAATAGGATGAATAGAAATCGCCTTTTACATATTAACCTGGGTGTCCATTCTCCTAGTAGCTATCacccaggagatggagcccaACTTAATGGTGGTCGAACACTGGTACATAGCTCAAGTGATGGACATATTGATCCACAGCATGCAGCAGGTAAACAGCTGATATGTTTAGTTCAAGAACCACACTCAGCTCCAGCTGTTGTTGCTGCTACTCCCAACTACAATCCATTTTTTATGAATGAACAGAACAGAAGTGCAGCTACTCCTCCTTCACAGCCACCTCAACAGCCATCTTCCATGCAAACAGGAATGAATCCGTCTGCTATGCAAGGGCCTTCACCACCACCGCCACCTCCTTCATACATGCACATACCTCGGTATAGTACAAATCCAATTACTGTTACAGTATCCCAGAACCTCCCTTCTGGACAGACTGTACCAAGAGCTTTACAAATTCTTCCACAAATTCCAAGCAATCTCTATGGATCTCCTGGTTCTATTTATATTAGACAGACATCTCAGAGTTCATCAGGAAGACAAACTCCTCAGAGTACGCCATGGCAGTCCTCACCACAGGGCCCAGTGCCTCACTATAGCCAGCGTCCTTTACCTGTTTATCCACACCAACAGAACTATCAACCTTCTCAGTATTCTCCCAAACAGCAGCAGATCCCTCAGTCTGCTTACCATTCACCACCTCCTTCTCAATGCCCTTCACCCTTCAGCTCTCCACAGCATCAAGTGCAACCTTCCCAGTTGGGCCACATCTTTATGCCACCTAGTCCTTCAACTACTCCACCCCATCCATATCAACAAGGACCTCCTAGCTATCAGAAACAGGGAAGCCATTCAGTAGCCTATCTTCCATATACAGCATCTAGTTTATCCAAAGGTTCCATGAAGAAGATAGAAATTACAGTTGAACCTTCTCAAAGACCTGGGACAACAATTAATAGGAGTCCTTCACCCATCAGTAATCAACCATCTCCACGGAATCAACACTCACTATACACAGCCACCACGCCACCTTCAAGTTCTCCTTCAAGAGGGATATCTAGTCAACCAAAACCTCCGTTTAGTGTTAATCCTGTGTATATTACATACACACAGCCAACTGGACCTTCGTGTACTCCATCACCATCTCCTCGAGTGATACCAAACCCaactacagtttttaaaattaccgTAGGCCGAGCAACGActgaaaatcttttaaatttagtgGACCAAGAAGAGCGCTCTGCAGCACCAGAACCTATTCAGCCCATTTCAGTGATACCAGGCTCTgggggagaaaagggaagccaTAAATATCAGAGGAGTTCTAGTTCTGGATCAGATGACTATGCCTACACACAAG CCTTGCTGTTACATCAACGAGCAAGGATGGAGAGGTTAGCAAAGCAATTGAAACTTGAGAAAGAGGAGCTAGAGCAGTTGAAGTCCGAAGTTAACGGTATGGAGCATGACCTGATGCAGAGACGGCTCAGAAGAGTCAGCTGCACCACTGCGATCCCTACG CCTGAGGAAATGACAAGATTGAGAAGCATGAACAGACAACTCCAGATAAATGTTGACTGTACACTGAAAGAAGTTGACCTCCTTCAATCTAGAG GAAACTTTGATCCAAAAGCCATGAATAATTTTTATGACAACATAGAACCTGGCCCAATTGTACCACCCAAGCCATCTAAAAAAG ggtctcattctgctgcccactag